A stretch of the Archangium violaceum genome encodes the following:
- a CDS encoding oxygenase MpaB family protein: protein MSATERDVGIAGRLVNFGAARARHGERADFMARMLAVGDPLADAVIAELDALGQAGRQMLNAGLADGLDSLKNPPPAIAALLRQLETIPEWVDREALSQGDVVSLSIPPLWSDLAFSLGSLVHTYSSPAIARLLMQTGQLATMAPRRLLETGVWRIQSMLPGGLVRGAPGYVQTVQVRLLHARVRATALERGWDYERWGVPINQTDVARTWLDFTVVPFRALEKVGIAITEAQQEALYRHWWYVGYLLGLDEGFFLPLHNHTEAEALLELVDSTLSPLDENTRALATALLDATVEATCAVPGSPFTQPVARELFNALTRSFHGDAVADALGIPPSSVTSLLPLFAAGNAETRRWQLRTPDSAEQARAENLVVYRERTSLVPDGTEYQKHVRAAG, encoded by the coding sequence ATGAGTGCGACGGAACGGGATGTTGGGATTGCTGGCAGGTTGGTCAACTTCGGGGCCGCGCGTGCCCGGCATGGTGAGAGGGCGGACTTCATGGCGCGCATGCTCGCCGTGGGCGATCCGCTGGCGGACGCGGTGATCGCCGAGTTGGATGCGCTGGGCCAGGCCGGGAGGCAGATGCTCAACGCGGGCCTCGCGGACGGTCTGGACAGCCTGAAGAACCCTCCGCCGGCCATCGCCGCGCTGCTGCGCCAGCTCGAGACCATTCCCGAGTGGGTCGACCGCGAGGCGTTGAGCCAGGGCGACGTCGTGTCCCTGTCCATTCCTCCGCTCTGGAGCGACCTCGCCTTCTCCCTCGGCTCGCTGGTGCATACCTACAGCTCGCCGGCCATCGCCCGGCTGCTGATGCAGACCGGGCAGCTCGCCACCATGGCGCCGAGGCGGCTGCTGGAGACCGGCGTCTGGCGCATCCAGAGCATGCTCCCTGGTGGTCTGGTGCGTGGTGCGCCCGGATACGTCCAGACCGTTCAGGTCCGCCTGCTGCACGCCCGGGTGCGTGCCACCGCGCTCGAACGCGGCTGGGATTACGAGCGGTGGGGTGTCCCCATCAACCAGACCGACGTCGCCCGCACCTGGCTGGACTTCACCGTGGTTCCCTTCCGTGCCTTGGAGAAGGTCGGGATCGCCATCACCGAGGCGCAGCAAGAGGCCCTCTACCGGCACTGGTGGTACGTCGGTTACCTGTTGGGCCTGGACGAGGGTTTCTTCCTGCCCCTGCACAACCATACCGAGGCCGAGGCATTGCTGGAGTTGGTCGACTCCACCCTCTCTCCGCTGGACGAGAACACGCGAGCCCTGGCCACGGCGCTGCTGGATGCCACCGTGGAGGCGACATGCGCCGTTCCGGGCTCTCCCTTCACGCAGCCCGTGGCGCGAGAACTGTTCAATGCCCTGACCCGGAGTTTCCATGGCGACGCGGTCGCCGATGCTCTGGGTATTCCTCCCTCGTCGGTCACATCGCTGCTCCCGCTGTTCGCCGCGGGAAATGCCGAAACCCGGCGCTGGCAACTCCGCACACCGGACTCCGCGGAACAAGCGCGCGCGGAGAACCTTGTCGTCTACCGCGAACGGACATCCCTGGTCCCCGACGGCACGGAATACCAGAAGCACGTCAGGGCCGCGGGCTAG
- a CDS encoding TetR/AcrR family transcriptional regulator, whose product MERTRERMIRTALELFSEHGYEGTSIQMIATAMELSKAAVSYHFRTKEDLLAAVAEPAFTDLGRFLDETEAEPRKAVRRRLALSGYVSLLVKHRGLLALLEQDPIAAASPVISEKMTLFAERIRHLFESDAPDNAELVYLAVTLGGLRNAAAWFPHLSDEELNQHLLATAEQILGRTAPRTTR is encoded by the coding sequence ATGGAACGAACGCGTGAGCGCATGATCCGCACCGCGCTCGAGCTGTTCTCGGAACACGGCTACGAAGGCACGTCCATCCAGATGATCGCCACGGCCATGGAGCTGTCGAAGGCGGCCGTGTCCTACCACTTCCGCACGAAGGAGGATCTCCTGGCGGCCGTGGCGGAGCCGGCGTTCACGGACCTGGGACGGTTCCTGGATGAGACGGAGGCCGAGCCCAGGAAGGCGGTGCGAAGACGTCTGGCGCTCAGCGGCTACGTGTCGCTGCTGGTCAAGCACCGTGGGCTCCTGGCCCTGCTGGAGCAGGATCCGATCGCGGCGGCCAGCCCCGTCATCAGCGAGAAGATGACGCTCTTCGCCGAACGCATCAGACATCTCTTCGAGAGTGACGCCCCCGACAACGCGGAGCTGGTGTATCTGGCGGTCACGCTCGGCGGGTTGCGCAATGCGGCGGCTTGGTTCCCCCATCTCTCCGACGAGGAACTGAACCAGCACCTGCTGGCGACCGCCGAGCAAATCCTCGGGCGCACCGCGCCGCGAACGACCCGATAG